The DNA sequence GCAATGGAGAACGGCATTGATGCGGTGAAGGCTATCGCGCAGTTCGTCACTAAAGCGAATAGCGAAGACGGCGTGGCCTGGGCAATTAATAAGTTCGCGCTGTAATTGGGTTTATGGCGCGATGCGCGTCACAGGGCAATTCCTGCTTATGAATGTACCGCAATCTTATTGAATGCATTACCCTTAGTAGCAGACACTGCTAAGGGTAAGCACGATGCCGGAACAACAGCTCACTTTTCATCAACGTAATCACCAACTCACCAACATCAATATCTGGACTGCCGACAGCCACTGGCTGGTGTATGACGTACGCCCAAATGGCGCGACATTCAGCGGCCTGACGGTTGAACGCGTCAATCTTAGCGGGCAGACCGAGGTGCTGTATCAGGCAGGCGACGGTGCGCATGTTGGCGTCATTACCACCAGTTCGGACTTGCCGCCGCGTTATGTCTGCATTCATGGGCCTGAGCACCCGGACAGCCTGTGGCAATATGACTTTCATCACCGACGCGGCGTCATCATACAAAACGGGCTGGTGGAGAATCTGGATGCCTGCGATATCACGCCGCCTTTTACTCCGGGTGCGCTGCGTGGCGGCTCGCATGTGCACGTTTTTAGCCCCGATGGCACCCGGCTGAGTTTTACCTATAACGACCATGTTATGCACGAGCTGGACAGCAAAGAGGATTTGCGCAACGTGGGCGTGGCCGTGCCTCTACATCCCGTTTGCCCGCCGAAAATGCATCCCAGAGAATATGACGGCAGCCATTTTTGCGTGTTGGTGAGCAAAACCACCTCTGCGCCACAGCCGGGCAGCGATGAGATCAATCGCGCTTACGAAGAGGGTTGGGTTGGCGAAGAGGGCTACCTGCGCACTGACGGCCATCGTCAACGCTGGGCGCTGGCTTTTATTGGCGATACGGTCAGCCTGAGTGGCGAAAAAGTGCCTGAGGTGTTTATTGTTGACCTGCCCGATACGCTGGCTGATTACGCGCTGGCAGGCAATGAACCGCTTGCCGGAACGGCGACAACGCTTCCGGCACCGCCGCGAGGCGTGATCCAGCGTCGCTTAACCTTTACCCATGAACGTGCTTATCCTGGCCTGGCGACCTCGCCTCGCCATTGGCTGAGAAGCTCGCCTGACGGCCGG is a window from the Pantoea sp. CCBC3-3-1 genome containing:
- a CDS encoding DUF3748 domain-containing protein yields the protein MPEQQLTFHQRNHQLTNINIWTADSHWLVYDVRPNGATFSGLTVERVNLSGQTEVLYQAGDGAHVGVITTSSDLPPRYVCIHGPEHPDSLWQYDFHHRRGVIIQNGLVENLDACDITPPFTPGALRGGSHVHVFSPDGTRLSFTYNDHVMHELDSKEDLRNVGVAVPLHPVCPPKMHPREYDGSHFCVLVSKTTSAPQPGSDEINRAYEEGWVGEEGYLRTDGHRQRWALAFIGDTVSLSGEKVPEVFIVDLPDTLADYALAGNEPLAGTATTLPAPPRGVIQRRLTFTHERAYPGLATSPRHWLRSSPDGRAIAFLMKDDEGVVQLWTVSPAGGRLRQVTHAASDIQSAFSWHPDGQSVAFINDNSIMLCDTGNGKMRRLTVRTAEAPLADAVVCSPDGLHVAYLRNVAGFQQIFIAEVNG